The window ATATCGGGGAAATGACCTTCCTGGGTAGCAAGATCCATGACTTCGGTAAAAAACGTAATACATGCACCTGCGCTCTCCCGCTCGAACATCCGTGTCAGGTGACCGCTGTCGAGTGACCAGCCGGGTACCTGTGCCAGAAGCTCTATGGTCTCCTTTCTCGTTAACGGAGGTGATCCCGCCCGGTAGGTGGTGCATTTGTTCTGCGCAAGTTCCATGATTATCAGTCATCGCGCCTGACAAAAAAAGTTTCTCCTGATCCGAGGGAAAAATCCCCGTACCTGGAACCTATATGGCTGCGGCACCCGTTGCCGGCTGT of the Methanomicrobiales archaeon HGW-Methanomicrobiales-1 genome contains:
- a CDS encoding 4a-hydroxytetrahydrobiopterin dehydratase, with the protein product MELAQNKCTTYRAGSPPLTRKETIELLAQVPGWSLDSGHLTRMFERESAGACITFFTEVMDLATQEGHFPDISIKESRYFEIRFYTYPAGGLTLNDFIMAAKINAKNTSL